In Novosphingobium sp. RL4, the sequence GCCTGACGACGCCTTCGACGATATGGCCCTTGAGCCTGCGCCGCATTTCGTCCGCGCCTTCTCCCCGCGTGCAGACCAGATGCGTCCCGCCCGTGGGCAAGGGCTCGATGGTGCTGATAGACACGGCGAACTTGTCGCAAAGCGCGATCACGTCTGCCTCGGGCAGGTTCACGTTGATGGCGCGGCTCATCGTGCGGATGCCGATGACGTGAAATAACGGGTGAGATGAAAAGCCATGGCCTTGCTCCACTTCATAAGCGGGAGCACGGAGCTCTCAGTCGAAGCATTGCCTGTAGACGGAATTCTCTTCGATGGTTCCTAGATAGATATTTGCACGAGTTCGCACAAGCCGGACAGAAAATAATAAAATCCCTTGTTCACGGCGTGAGTCGATTCTCGCTCTTCTGACGTCGCGGGGGCGTGGCCCAATTCCTCCGGCCGCTTTTTCGGTCTCTCGATCCTCACGCCTCGATTGCGGACAATTCAGCGGGTCGGAGCCGGATCAGCGACTGCCTTGCACCCATTACCGCCGGACGGCAGGTATCTTCCATTGATCGAAAGCGGCCGCTCGTTCAGGCGAGGCCGCCCTATGTTACGCGAGAAAAGCTGTCGGTCCGCGACCGCCCCATTACGGACATTAGGCGCGAGGTTAAACATAGCCTTATGACAAGAAAAATTGTGGCACTACTTCTGCTATGCCTTGGGTCTGCTTGCGCCAAAGACATGTATTCTGACACGCCAGCTTGCCGTGATGGTGACGCGAACACGGTTTGTCCGGTCGATGGCTCAAGGGATGGAGACGAAAACGCTAAACCAAGCCGTTTCGCATCGGGGGAAAGCAAGCCTGAGCTTCTCAGGCAAATACAACTGGCGGTCGAAGGAGACATTAGCTTCGCAGGTCACTACTCTACTACCTACGTTCCCTGTGGCACTGCATGCGGCAGCTACTGGTTTGTGGACCGCCGCAGTGGGCTAGTCTTTTCCGCTCCGGGCGAAGCGGGTGACGGACAGATGATTTGGGACATCAAGACCAGTCATGATAGCGATGTCGTGGAAGTGACCTACGGGTCGCGCGACGGCAGCAACACTGGCGCGTGTGCGAAGCAGGCGTTCCGCTGGATAGGAACGAAGTTCGTTGAGGCAATGCCAAAGGAACCGACTAGCTGCCCCGCCTAATGACAGCTTCCCCCCCCGTTGCGGCCCTCGCGATCCGTCTCAAGGCCCATCAGCGTCTACATCGCCATCCTCAAAAAGAGCGTGTGTTCTGTCGATCGGGCATCGCTCGCCAGCGCCTTCATAGTTTTCAGGGGTTCAATTAAGTCCGCCCCGGAGACACCATGATAGGAAAGTTCCTTTGATCGCGCCCATCGATCCGCCGCGTTCGCAAAGCTGTCCTCGTTTAATTCATCCAAACGAATGACAAGCTCATCAGGTATTGCAAAGACCCAAGGTCCCTCGGGCGAGCCAATCGCGACTAAAAACTCTTCTCCAGCCAAGCGTGAAGCATCCGCACTCTGATCCACGGCTTTCCAGAGCGCAGCAAGAACTGAGTTATCAGCATTGTTCGTGCGGTAGATGGGCGTGCGAGCCATGTCCGTGGAGAGCGCGACGCCATCGTCAGCGCGGCCTAGAAAGAATTCCGTCAGCAAAGCACACTCCTCGGTTGACGTTGCTCAGGTCGACACTGAAGCGCAAAAGCCGATCGTCCGCAATCCACCCCTTCCTGACGTCAAAGCTATCTTCCGCAGCTTCCGCATAGGGATGGGAGGGGAGGCGGATTGCGCCTGAACTTGACCCTGCGGCTCGGATCACCTAAGGGCCGCCATCTCCTGCGGGTTCGCTCGTGGGAAACGACATAGAGCTGAACATTGTCATGTCGGCATTTTTTGGGACTTTTCCGTGGCTTGGCCATGAGGAGGTCTCTTCGGAAATACCTTGTGCCGAGTCGTGCAGGGGGTTTTCGAAGGTGCGCATGGCAAAGTAATCCGGTGTTTCTGACCGGGTGGAGTGTTTTTCGGCTCACGTTCGACGGTTGCCAGGTTGCAGACCGCCATCGTTCCCGATCCGGGATCGGCGCGGCAGGTGCGGCCCGGGTGTTCACCGTTCGGCGTGACTCTCGAATTTCCTCATCCTTTCAGATGCTCCGGGGCCCGTTGTCGGTTTGGTCCCTTGGGGTGCGAAGGGTTCGCGCCGGTGCTGTCCGTCTCGACGGGCAAGATGCTCCGGCCCGGATCCATCGCACTCCCATTTGAAAGAAGAGTATAGATGCCCACTATCAACCAGCTGATCCGCAAGGGTCGCGAACCGCAGAAGGCCAAGTCGAAGGTTCCTGCGATGGAGCAGAACCCGCAGAAGCGCGGCGTCTGCACCCGCGTGTACACCACGACCCCGAAGAAGCCGAACTCGGCTCTCCGCAAGGTCGCCAAGGTGCGCCTGACCAACAGCCGCGAAGTCATTTCGTACATCCCGGGTGAAGGCCACAACCTGCAGGAGCACTCGGTCGTGCTCATCCGCGGCGGCCGCGTTCGCGACCTTCCCGGCGTGCGCTACCACATCCTGCGCGGCGTGCTCGACACGCAGGGCGTCAAGGATCGCAAGCAGTCGCGCTCGAAGTACGGCGCCAAGCGTCCGAAGTAAGCTGGTAGCGGCATGAGGGCCTGACGTTCTCTGCCGCACGGTACTGGATCTACCGGCCGGTGATGCTCACGCTCCCGCCCGAAACAACAAGGAATACCAACGATGTCACGTCGTCGTCGTCCCGAGAAGCGGGAAATCCTGCCTGATCCCAAGTTCGGTGATCAGACCCTGTCGAAGTTCATGAACAACCTCATGCTCGACGGCAAGAAGTCGGTCGCTGAATCGATCGTCTACGGTGCTCTCGACACCATGGAAACCCGCGCCAAGGCCGATCCGGTCCAGCTGTTCCACGATGCCCTGAACAACGTGAAGCCGCAGATCGAAGTCCGCAGCCGCCGCGTCGGTGGCGCGACCTACCAGGTTCCCGTCGAAGTGCGCCCCGAGCGCGCCCAGGCCCTGGCCATCCGCTGGCTCATCACCGCCGCCCGCAACCGTCCCGAGACCACCATGTCGGCGCGTCTCTCGGGCGAGCTGCTCGACGCTGCCAACAACCGCGGCAACGCCGTGAAGAAGCGCGAAGACACGCACCGCATGGCGGACGCGAACCGCGCCTTCTCGCACTACCGCTGGTAATGTGCGTGGTGTCGCCCGGATCGGCCCCTTCAGAGGCGGTCATCCGGGCGTCACACTTTTAATTCAGGGGGCGGGGGCCTATCTGACGGTCGGTCCCAACCCCGAACACTCCTGCTAAGGATTCTCACCATGGCACGCAGCCATCCGCTCAATATGTACCGCAACATCGGTATTATGGCGCACATCGACGCCGGTAAGACCACGACTACCGAGCGCATCCTCTATTACACCGGCAAGTCCTACAAGATCGGCGAAGTCCACGACGGCGCCGCGACCATGGACTGGATGGAGCAGGAGCAGGAACGCGGGATCACCATCACCTCGGCTGCGACCACCTGCTTCTGGACGTCCGAGGGCCAGGAATACCGCATCAACATCATCGACACCCCCGGCCACGTTGACTTCACCATTGAAGTCGAACGTTCGCTGCGCGTGCTCGACGGTGCGGTCGCCTGCTTCGACGGCGTTGCCGGCGTTGAGCCGCAGTCGGAAACCGTGTGGCGCCAGGCTGACAAGTACGGCGTTCCGCGCATGTGCTTCATCAACAAGCTCGACCGTACCGGCGCGAACTTCAAGTACTGCGTGCAGTCGATCATCGACCGCCTCGGTGCCAAGCCTGCCGTGCTCTACATTCCGATCGGCCTCGAAGCCGACCTGAAGGGCCTGGTCGACCTCGTTCACAACCGCGCGATCATCTGGAAGGACGAATCGCTCGGCGCCGAATTCTTCTACGAAGAAATCCCGGCTGAACTCGCTGACGAAGCTGCCGAATACCGTGAAAAGCTGCTCGAACTCGCTGTCGAGCAGGACGATGCGGTTCTGGAAGCCTACCTCGAAGGCAATGAGCCCGACGTCGCCACGCTGAAGTCGCTGATCCGCAAGGGCACGCTGAACCACTCGTTCGTTCCGGTCGTTTGCGGCTCGGCGTTCAAGAACAAGGGCGTTCAGCCCCTGCTCGACGCCGTCGTTGACTACCTGCCTTCGCCGCTCGACATCGAAGACGTCCAGGGCGTCAAAGTCGACAGCGACGAGCCCGACAGCCGTCCGCCGGAAGACAACGCTCCGTTCTCGGCGCTGGCCTTCAAGGTCATGAACGATCCCTTCGTGGGCTCGCTCACCTTCATCCGTATCTACTCGGGTACGCTCTCGAAGGGTTCGTACCTGAACTCGGTGAAGGGCAAGAAGGAAAAGGTCGGCCGCATTCTCGAAATGCACGCCAACGACCGTAAGGACATCGACGAATCCTTCGCGGGTGACATCGTTGCTCTTGCCGGCATGAAGGAAACCACCACGGGCGACACGCTCTGCGCCGAACGCGCGCCGATCGTGCTCGAACGCATGGAATTCCCCGAGCCGGTCATCGAACTGTCGGTGGAACCGAAGACCAAGGCCGACCAGGAGAAGATGGGCGTCGCGCTCAACCGTCTCTCGGCCGAAGATCCCTCGTTCCGCGTCACTACCGATCACGAATCGGGCCAGACGATCATCAAGGGCATGGGCGAACTTCACCTGGACATCATCGTCGACCGCATGCGTCGCGAGTTCAAGGTCGAAGCCAACGTCGGCGCTCCGCAGGTTGCCTATCGCGAATACCTCGCGAAGCCGGTGGACATCGACTACACCCACAAGAAGCAGTCGGGCGGTACCGGTCAGTTCGGTCGCGTGAAGGTCAAGGTCACGCCGGGCGAGCGCGGTGCGGGCATCACCTTCAAGGACGAGATCAAGGGCGGTAACATTCCGAAGGAATATATCCCCGCGATCGAAAAGGGCATGCGCGAAACCGCTGCCTCGGGCTCGCTGGTCGGCTTCCCGATCATCGACTTCGACATCGTCCTCTACGACGGTGCCTACCACGACGTCGACTCGTCGGCCCTGGCCTTCGAAATCGCCGGTCGCGGTGCCATGCGTGAAGTCGCCCAGAAGGCCGGCATCAAGCTGCTCGAACCGATCATGAAGGTCGAAGTCGTTACCCCCGAGGAATACCTCGGCGACGTCATCGGCGACATGAACAGCCGTCGTGGCCAGATCCAGGGCACCGACAGCCGCGGCAATGCCCAGGTCGTCGAATCGATGGTCCCGCTGGCCAACATGTTCGGCTATGTGAACCAGCTCCGCTCGTTCACCCAGGGTCGTGCGAACTACTCGATGTTCTTCTCCCATTATGACGAAGTCCCGGCGAACGTCGCGGCTGAGGTCAAGGAGAAGCTTGCCTAAACGGCAAGATCATTCTAGGGGCGGCGCCTGTTTCGGCGGGCGTTGCCTCACATCCCGCAGATACAATTCAAGCGAAAGAAGGTTTGTAAGATGGCGAAGGCAAAATTCGAGCGGAACAAGCCGCACTGCAACATCGGCACCATCGGTCACGTCGACCACGGCAAGACCACCCTCACGGCTGCCATCACCAAGGTCATGTCGGAAGCGTTCGGCGGTGAAGCCGTTGACTTCGCAAACATCGACAAGGCTCCGGAAGAGCGCGAGCGCGGCATCACGATCTCGACCGCTCACGTCGAGTACGAGACCGAAGCCCGTCACTACGCGCACGTCGACTGCCCGGGTCACGCTGACTACGTGAAGAACATGATCACCGGTGCCGCCCAGATGGACGGCGCGATCCTGGTTGTGAACGCTGCTGACGGCCCGATGCCGCAGACCCGCGAACACATCCTGCTCGCCCGCCAGGTCGGCGTGCCGCAGCTGGTCGTGTACATGAACAAGGTCGACCAGGTCGATGACGAAGAGCTCCTCGAGCTCGTCGAACTCGAAGTGCGCGAACTGCTCTCGTCGTATGACTTCGACGGCGACAACATCCCCGTCGTCAAGGGTTCGGCTCTCGCCGCCCTCGAAGGCCGTGACGACAACATCGGCAAGGAATCGATCCTTGCGCTGATGAAGGCTGTCGACGACTACATCCCGCAGCCCCCGCGTCCCACCGACAAGGCATTCCTGATGCCCGTCGAAGACGTGTTCTCGATCTCGGGTCGTGGTACGGTTGTTACCGGCCGCGTCGAAACCGGCATCGTCAAGGTTGGTGAAGAAGTCGAAGTCGTCGGTATCCGCGACACGCAGAAGACCACCGTCACCGGCGTCGAAATGTTCCGCAAGCTGCTCGACCAGGGTGAAGCCGGCGACAACATCGGCGCGCTGGTTCGTGGCCTGAAGCGCGACGACGTGGAGCGTGGCCAGGTTCTCGCCAAGCCGGGCACCGTGACCCCGCACACCGAGTTCTCGGCTGAAGTCTACGTTCTGTCGAAGGACGAAGGCGGCCGTCACACGCCGTTCTTCGCCAACTACCGTCCGCAGTTCTACTTCCGCACCACCGACGTGACCGGCGAAGTGATCCTTCCCGAGGGCACCGAAATGGTGATGCCGGGCGACAACGTTTCGCTGACCGTGAAGCTGATCGCTCCGATCGCTATGGACGAAGGTCTCCGCTTCGCAATCCGCGAAGGCGGCCGCACCGTCGGTTCGGGCGTCGTTGCCACGATCACGAAGTAATTCGCTGATCTTGCAGCTACGGCTAAAGTGATTGGCCCGGCGTCTCGAAAGAGGCGCCGGGCTTTTCGCGTTTATGGAGTTAAGGCGTTTGTGGCGCTCGAGGCCCCGGCGTAGGGCTAGTGTGCCCGCAACTCGCCCTGTCCGATCTTCCATGCATCCGAGCCTTTGGGTGCTGCGGGAATGGACGCCAGGTCGATGTAGTAGACAGGTTCCGGCACGTGGCCGAACGGTATGGTGATGCAGGGGCCTAGGCAGCCAGGCAGGTCCCAGAGGTCGGGCGGGTAGGCCGCGCCCGTACGCGTGCTTTCGTCGACGGATTTCGAAGCCGGGACGCGCTGGTCAGTGCCATCGCCGCCGTGGGAGCAGA encodes:
- the rpsG gene encoding 30S ribosomal protein S7: MSRRRRPEKREILPDPKFGDQTLSKFMNNLMLDGKKSVAESIVYGALDTMETRAKADPVQLFHDALNNVKPQIEVRSRRVGGATYQVPVEVRPERAQALAIRWLITAARNRPETTMSARLSGELLDAANNRGNAVKKREDTHRMADANRAFSHYRW
- the rpsL gene encoding 30S ribosomal protein S12; protein product: MPTINQLIRKGREPQKAKSKVPAMEQNPQKRGVCTRVYTTTPKKPNSALRKVAKVRLTNSREVISYIPGEGHNLQEHSVVLIRGGRVRDLPGVRYHILRGVLDTQGVKDRKQSRSKYGAKRPK
- the tuf gene encoding elongation factor Tu, translating into MAKAKFERNKPHCNIGTIGHVDHGKTTLTAAITKVMSEAFGGEAVDFANIDKAPEERERGITISTAHVEYETEARHYAHVDCPGHADYVKNMITGAAQMDGAILVVNAADGPMPQTREHILLARQVGVPQLVVYMNKVDQVDDEELLELVELEVRELLSSYDFDGDNIPVVKGSALAALEGRDDNIGKESILALMKAVDDYIPQPPRPTDKAFLMPVEDVFSISGRGTVVTGRVETGIVKVGEEVEVVGIRDTQKTTVTGVEMFRKLLDQGEAGDNIGALVRGLKRDDVERGQVLAKPGTVTPHTEFSAEVYVLSKDEGGRHTPFFANYRPQFYFRTTDVTGEVILPEGTEMVMPGDNVSLTVKLIAPIAMDEGLRFAIREGGRTVGSGVVATITK
- the fusA gene encoding elongation factor G — protein: MARSHPLNMYRNIGIMAHIDAGKTTTTERILYYTGKSYKIGEVHDGAATMDWMEQEQERGITITSAATTCFWTSEGQEYRINIIDTPGHVDFTIEVERSLRVLDGAVACFDGVAGVEPQSETVWRQADKYGVPRMCFINKLDRTGANFKYCVQSIIDRLGAKPAVLYIPIGLEADLKGLVDLVHNRAIIWKDESLGAEFFYEEIPAELADEAAEYREKLLELAVEQDDAVLEAYLEGNEPDVATLKSLIRKGTLNHSFVPVVCGSAFKNKGVQPLLDAVVDYLPSPLDIEDVQGVKVDSDEPDSRPPEDNAPFSALAFKVMNDPFVGSLTFIRIYSGTLSKGSYLNSVKGKKEKVGRILEMHANDRKDIDESFAGDIVALAGMKETTTGDTLCAERAPIVLERMEFPEPVIELSVEPKTKADQEKMGVALNRLSAEDPSFRVTTDHESGQTIIKGMGELHLDIIVDRMRREFKVEANVGAPQVAYREYLAKPVDIDYTHKKQSGGTGQFGRVKVKVTPGERGAGITFKDEIKGGNIPKEYIPAIEKGMRETAASGSLVGFPIIDFDIVLYDGAYHDVDSSALAFEIAGRGAMREVAQKAGIKLLEPIMKVEVVTPEEYLGDVIGDMNSRRGQIQGTDSRGNAQVVESMVPLANMFGYVNQLRSFTQGRANYSMFFSHYDEVPANVAAEVKEKLA